The Arachis hypogaea cultivar Tifrunner chromosome 19, arahy.Tifrunner.gnm2.J5K5, whole genome shotgun sequence genome has a window encoding:
- the LOC112778998 gene encoding lectin-like, protein MGVSFNLHKFDPKHSKEIQFQGDATITDHHIIRLTNLDDDGNPLGNRVGRVLFSDPVHLYDHSGLRAGFETTFVFRISKPYNTEYTPGPGDGLAFFLASADTEIPPESSGKFLGLFNDASDRIVAVEFDTFSNSDIGDPNYPHIGIDVNSIRSSKVCYWNFHDAAITTAKITYNSAHKKLTVHVSTYLHSQPDTLTYDVDLSTKLPEKVKIGISASTGQFSQTTEILSWIFKSN, encoded by the coding sequence ATGGGTGTCTCATTTAACTTGCACAAATTTGACCCTAAGCACTCCAAGGAGATCCAATTCCAAGGAGACGCAACCATTACCGATCACCATATCATTCGACTCACCAATCTGGACGACGATGGCAACCCACTGGGAAACAGAGTTGGCCGAGTCTTATTCTCCGACCCTGTGCACCTCTACGACCACAGTGGCCTCCGAGCAGGATTTGAAACCACCTTCGTCTTTCGCATCTCAAAACCCTATAACACTGAATATACACCTGGACCTGGTGATGGTCTTGCCTTCTTCCTTGCTAGTGCTGACACTGAAATTCCTCCTGAATCTTCTGGAAAGTTTCTCGGCCTCTTTAATGATGCATCTGACAGAATTGTTGCTGTTGAATTCGATACTTTTTCCAACTCCGATATTGGGGATCCCAATTATCCGCACATCGGAATTGATGTTAACTCTATCAGGTCATCAAAAGTTTGTTACTGGAATTTTCATGATGCAGCGATAACTACTGCAAAAATAACATATAACTCTGCTCATAAGAAGTTAACTGTCCATGTCTCTACATATCTCCACAGCCAACCCGACACTCTTACTTATGATGTCGATTTGAGCACTAAGCTGCCTGAAAAGGTTAAGATTGGAATATCTGCTTCCACTGGACAATTCTCGCAGACTACTGAGATTCTGTCTTGGATCTTCAAGTCTAACTGA